The genomic stretch AGAATTTGCCCGCAAGCCGGAATGGTGTCACGTTTTCCGAGCCAAGGGCAACAGTCAACGTATTACCCATATGGCCATGCAACAAATCGAACAATGGCAGCGAGAACAAGTCGGGCTACCACGCTGGACACGTCCTTTCCTATATATCCTTCCGATACTGACGATTTCTGCCTGGATATTGTATATTGCTTCTATACTCACGTTAAATATTCCATTATTCCTTTCCTGCATATCTCTTTTTTGTAGCTATCTACCAGCTCAAAAAACATTACGAACCCATATGCGTCTGGATGAATTCACCCGCTCGTTCAGTAACCTTCACGAACTAATCGGACATTTTTCTACATTTACCTGTTCTTCCGCCAAATTAAAAACATTGCGTCAACAACTATTCAACGAAACATACAACGCAAACGAAGCTTTACGTTCTCTGCATAAAATACAGGAAAGTTTCGACCAGCGCTCTAACGCAGTGGTTGCCATGTTTATGAACGGGCTTTTCATGCGGGAATTACACCTTATCCAGCGCCTTGTTTCCTGGAAACGCCGTTATGCCGCGGCCATCCCGACCTGGATTGAAATCACAGGCGAACTTGACGTTCTAGTTAGTCTGGCCAACTACAAGTATAACCATCCCGATTTTATCCACCCCATCCCCGGTGAAAACAAGCTATTACGAGGTACAGCCATCGGTCACCCCCTCCTACCCGCCAATGAATGTGTAACCAATAATTTCGAAGTAGCCCGGTTACACGAATTCTATATCATCACGGGAGCGAACATGGCGGGGAAATCCACCTTCCTACGTGCGATAGGGGTGAATCTTGTACTTGCTTGTTGTGGAGCTGTCGTTCGGGCTGAATGTTTTGAATTCCAGCCTACGGCCCTCTTTACCAGTATGCGCACCGTTGATAACCTGGCAAAAGGAACCTCTTATTTTCATGCCGAATTACTCCGATTACAACAACTTGTCAACATGGCACAACACGAAGAACGTTTGTTTATCATTTTGGATGAAATTCTAAAAGGAACTAACTCCCGAGACAAGTTGAACGGTTCCCGTCGTTTCCTTCAAAAATTACTTACTTTACCTGTTGCCGGACTTGTTGCCACGCATGACCTTGAACTCGGAGAACTCGCCAACACAATACCAGACAACTTTTTTAACCGGTGTTTCGAGATCACGCATACGGATGATGATATTGCCTATGATTATAAACTGAAACCCGGTATCAGCCAAAACATGAATGCATCCATCTTGCTTGAAAAAATGAAACTCGTGTAAGAATCATCCTATCGAACATTCCTCTGTAGTTTCCGTTTAACACGATAAAACAGGAGAATATGAAAACAATGATTTTGATCACGCTACTTTTACCCATGGTACTTCTCAATGGATGTAAGGACAAACCTCAAGGCAAGGCCTCCAACATGCCGGACAGCACGTTTGCCGCAACACCTGCCATTACCAGTAATTATTACTTCGCCGGAGAATACCTGTATCAAACAGATAAAGCAACCTTAAAGGATCAAGCCACAGGTTCCACGTTCACCATCAATAACGGCGAAATAGCAACCCGATTGGCAGAACAATATTTAGCGCTAAAGCTACCTACAGGGAAGGGAGTCAGCGCTCAATTACTCGGACATCTCTCCCCGACGAACGATGTTGAACACACTTCCACGAACGGCCTTACCGTTACTCAAATCATCGGCTTACACCCCGGAACAAATCCACGTGGCGCACGACTCACGGGAGACTACATAACCTATGTACCCAACAATATCAAGCCAACAGAACGGTTCACGTTCTCACTACATCCTGACTACACCTACACGTTCAGTATTTATAATCTAAGTGCAAACTCCTCCCGTGATGCTATCGGAAAGTGGTTTCTTTTAAACAAGAATGAAATTCAATTCACTAATGATCCTCTCACGAGTTTCACGAACGAGGCCTTTATCAATGATGACGGGAGGCAATTAACCTTCAAGCTCAGTAAAAGAATTTATTATAAACAAGAATAAGAAATTTCCCTGTAACATATTACTTATGCACCACCATGACTTACGCCATAACAATATAATAAGCAATATCTTACCGGGAAATCATCAAAATACAACCAGAAACTCGAATTCTACCGGACAAATAGTCTACAGTTTCACAACAGGTGATACTTCCGCCGAGGCTAAAGGCAACATAACAACATCATTCTCCGACAAAGCAGATGAATCCACATGATTATGAACTTTAGCCTTTTTAGGATCTTGAACCTCGGATAAAGCAACATTCGTTTCTTGCTTTTCTCCTACTTTTACCAGTAAACGTATGATCACGACCTCACGTGTATTTTCCAATAACGTGGGGTGTGTATGCACCACAAAACAATGATCTGTTAACCTTCTACGCCAAGCAATAGCTTTTTTCACTTCGTTAGCACGAAGTAACGCTAAACTCAGATTTTCTTCATCAGTTGAAAGAGATGTACTATAACTATCCAACTGCAACATGATACGCCCTGCCTCAATATCTTCCTGATAGCGTTTTACCATAGAAAGAATACTATCCAACTCTACATTATTGGATCCAAAATGCACGTAAAACGTTGCTCTACAAGGAACAAAACGAAATACACGTACACTATCCGATACTTCTTCAACGGGAACATATCTCGTCGCCCCTACTCCCGGGATAGACAGGAGAGAAAAGAACAATAAAAATACCTTTACACTCATTTAATTCCTAGTTATACACGTTCGTTCCTCTTATCCCCCACATCCTCTTTAGGAATAGCAAAGAACGATCATTTAATAATATGCGAAAATAAATAATAATAATGATAAATACAAATAATTATTTGTTGACAACAAGACTGATTACCAATTAATTATCGTTATTGTACCCAAAACCATAAAACTCATTTGAGCGTATATCAAGAAATGATCGTTTAATAAATGCATAAGGAATAATTACCTTCTTCTTATCAGGCAAATCGTTATTCCAACACAAAACACATAGAATCAATTCGTTATATAGTCGAATATTCGATTTATAAAAAGAAAGCAAGGAGAGGTTTTCTCTACAAAAGATCCCAGACTCTTCCCAAAGGAATGGAAGGATAAAAATATCTAGTTAGAATAGAAAAAAACTATCAGATTAAATAAAAATGAGCTATTCGACATCATAAAATCGAATAGCTCATTTTCCATTGCCTTTTTATCCGCAATAGAAATATTTTTGCACGAGTTCCATTATTTTTGCCTCGTCGTTTCCTAAATCCTGACGCAACGTTTTGTCATCAAACTTTTTCAAACCGGCCACCAAACCATCAATCAGGCCGGGAGCAAACACCCCGTACTTTTCGAAATCAGCACGTTGTTTTTCCAAGCATAATGCGGAATCATAACAGGATGCCGGCAACTGACTTAACCGATCAGCAACCCCCTTGTTCGCATCATCAAATATATTAACATCCACGTAACGTTCCTTCGCATATTGCAACGCATCCTTCATTTCAAATCCATGACGCACGGCAACTGCCAACCCCGCAATCAACAGGTACACATCAGACGAACCATCCGGACAACGGAATTCCACGGTTTGTTTACCACTGAAATCCTGATCTTCCACTTTTTCCAACGGGTTCGCATCACGCAACATATCTCCCGCACCACTCGTCCATCCCAACGGCACACGTACCAAAACCGAACGATTACGATCTCCCCAACAAATATTTGTCGGAGCCTCCTGGTGGGGAACCAAGCGGAAATATGACATCGGATTCGTGTTCCCGAAAGCCGTCAACGAGGGTGCCAGATCCAGATACCCGGCAATAGCTTTCAACGCACTATCCGTTAATTTGCCATTCTCGATCATCATATTCTTATCCCCTTTTTTCAAACGGGTATGAATATGCAACCCGCTCCCTGCCTTGCCTACCGTGATCTTCGGGGCAAATGTCAAATCTACACCAAACTGGTAAGCCAACGTCCTCAGAATCCACTTGGCAATAATCAACTGATCGGCAGCATCTTCCATTTTCGTGGGCAAAAATTCGATCTCGTTCTGTTCGTACATCAAATCTCCCTTTGTGAAATTACCCACCTCAGAATGTCCATATTTAATCAATCCTCCGGTTCCGGCAATATATTTCATGGCCAACGCACGTAAATCCCGCCCCTTGTTAAAAGGTGTAGACTCGTGATACCCTTTTTGATCGGAGGCTAAAAATAAATCGTCCTTTTCACTCACCACGTAATACTCTAACTCCCCCATCACCTCGTATTCCATTCCCGTCACTTGCTTCAATACCTCGTGCGCCTTTCGCATCGTGTACTCCGGAGACATTTCCAATGGTTTCCCGTCCTTCATGTAAAAACTACAAAGAATATCAACCGCAGGAATTTCGCTGAATGGATTCAGGAAAGCCGTGCGATAACGGGGCAACACGTACAAGTCACTTGATCCGGCCTCGATATACGGGAACAGGCTGGAACCATCCACCCGTTCACCACATGTCAGTATATTATCCAGATGATCAAGACTATTGATAATAAAATTTAACGTCTTTAATCGTCCATCCGCACCGGGATACCTGAAATTGATCATCTCGATTTCATTCTCTGTCACGTAACGAATAATATCATCTTTGGTGAAATCTTTAGCATCTTTCTCTAAAAAACGAACCAAAGCATGAGGATTTAGTGCATATTTTGAACTCATATTTTTTTATTTATTAGATCTACTAATTTTTAGCTTTTAAAAATAAAAAAAATGAGTTATAATCCCTAGTTAATTTTAGATTCTAGATTTTAAATTTTGAATCTGATTAATTATTTTAGATTCCAACCACACGGGCCAACGCCTTAACTACCCCCTCTAACTCCCCCTTACACAGGGGGAGTACACGCTACACTGTTAGATCGTGATGTTTTCTCGCATTCGCCTCTCCCCCTATGCAAGGGGGAGCCGGTGGGGGTAGTTGTTTTTTCATTTTAAATGCCTTACTAATTTTAACTTTTCCTATTTGTCCAGCTCATTCAAAGCAAAAGCGTAAGCTCCGAAAGCGATAGCCCTGCTTGTTCCCAGCTTTGTCGTGATTACCCCCATTCTTTTCACTGGATCATATTCGACCGTTTCCGTCGTTCCAGGCACGACAATGCATCTGGATGTGGGAGCCAAGAAAGCCGCACAATCTCCCGGATCATCCAGGAAAAAAGCCTTCATCTCCATCCGGTCCGCCGGAGCCCCTTCGTACATTTCCAAGGTTCCGTTCAATTCCCGCATCACGGCCGGCATCAAATATTTGTGGGCAGCAATAATCCCTCCACCAATCACCACGATTCCATCCACCACGGCATTCATCGAGGCAATAGCCTCACCTAGCACTTCTCCCGCATGATCAAACGCCCTTTTTGCTGCCACTGGATTTCCTTCCAGATTTCCCTCGGCAATCTCGAAAATTTCTTTCGGGGTCAACTGCCGTGTATCCCCGGACAAACGGGCATATTCCCTCTTGATCGCCCGGATCGAAATTCCCTCCTCGACCCCGTAAATCGGCTGGCGTTTATCCCGCAACACCCATACTTCGGCTGCCGCACCGTTATCACCCAGAAAAAGCTCCCCATCACGGACTACCCCACCACCGAATCCGGTACCTAAGGTAATCCCGATCAAATTCTTATATACCTTATTTTTCCCCGCATCCCGTAGCATACGATTTACTTCCGGCAACGCACCAGCCAATGCCTCCCCGTAAGCGAACAGGTCCCCGTCATTATTGATAAATACCGGAATCCCAAACTTATTTCTCAAAAAAGCACCTAATGCCACTCCCCCTTGAAAAGCCGGTAAGTTCTTCAAGTCACCGATAATCCCGTTCACGTAATCTGCCGGCCCGGGAAATGCAAAACTAATTGCCACGGGATCTTCCGGCAACTTCAATTTAATGGCAGAAAAACCCGTAACCATCGTCTCCAAGCACTTCTCCAAATTATCGCCATTCGAAGGCAAAACAATCGGTTCAACGATCTCTTCATTAGATCGGATGGCCGAGAATACAAAATTCGTTCCCCCGGCATCCAATGTCATCACTATTCTTTTATCAAACTGATACATAATAAGGCAAAAATTAAAAGATAAAAACTAAAAGTTGAATGAAATTTAAAATCACTTCCGGGTTTTAATTCCCACCGAACAATACAACAAGTAACACATACAACAGAGAATCACGATAAGTGAACCGGCCTGTGTACCGATCAAATCCGTACAATATCCCATCAATGGCGGGATTACCGCACCACCGAAAATACCTGTCACCATCAGACCGGAAATCTCGTTAGCTTTCTCGGGACGGGCTTGAATGGCCATGGAGAAGATCAGCGAGAATATGCTGGAACACGTGAAACCGATCAATGCGATCAACACCAAAATCGAGTATTGTCCAGACATGAAGAACAACACGATCATGGCAGCAATAGCTACCAGAATGTTCACCCGGAAATACTTGCTACCGGAAACCCGTGCTAACAGGAAAGTTCCCACGAAAGCCCCGATCGTGCGGAAGGCAAAATAAACACTCGATCCGACACCCGCTCCCGTAACATCAAACCCACAACGCTCGATCAACAACTTTGGAGCCACAGTGTTAATCCCGACATCAACGCCCACGACAAACACGATACCCAAGAAAAGCAACAGGATCGTCCTATCCTTCAATAACCCAAACGTCGCTCCCCACGAAGAGTTCGACTGTTCCGGTGATTTCTCACGAATGTGCACAAACATTAACCAACCCATAGAAATCAAGGTCAACAAGGCGAAAATCGGGAAAAGATATTGCCAATTTCCCAGTACTGTTGCCGCAAATGCCGCAATAAACGGACCACAAAAAGAAGAAACTGCCTTCAACACTTGCCCTGCAGTCAACGAACTTGCCAGTACGTTTCCCTTCACCACGTTCGTCAATAACGGGTTCAACGACACCTGCAAAATGGTATTACCGATTCCCAGCAAGGCAAAAGCGATCAGACACGTGTACAGATTATAATCAATAAAAGGAATAATCATTCCCACAATAGTCACCAACATACTCACCAATACCGTTTTCTTCCGACCGATACGGTTCATAAAAATAGCCGCCGGGACCGCCAGTAACAAAAACCATAGAAATACCATAGAAGGTAGGAATCCAGCAATAGTTTCACTTAACCCGAAATCGGCCTTCACATAACTGGTTGCAATCCCCACCACGTCACAGAATCCCATGATAAAAAAACCAAACAACACAGGCAGTAAAGCCTTAATACTTGTAGAACTTTCTTTCATAACATATAAATTTAACACAAACAAGAACATTAAAAGGGCGACTAATGTAAACAATTTCATTTAATTTTTCTAACAATTAATCACCTCATTTCAGCTCTGAAACGTTAAAATCCCCCCAATAATATACACGAAATGGCTACCATACAGGCTTTCCGAAATGACACTCACAATCCCGCCTGATTTGAGGGCGACATCGACGGAAGAACCATCCGCAGAGACCAGTTACAGACGTTCCCCATCCAAATTAAAGCCGATCAATGAAACGTGTTGGCAACCAACCATCAACACCCGCGACATCTTTACGTAACCCGTTCTCCACCTTATCTGCCACCCAACAGCCACAAAACAATAAAAATACGTATCTTTGCGGCCCGAAAAAACAAACCGATAAACGAAACGAATATGAGATTTACACACAAACAAATATGGGTGATCACTTTCCCGATCCTAGTCAGTTTGTTGATGGAACACTTGATTAACATGACCGATACCGCATTTCTCGGCAGAGTGGGAGAAGTCGAATTAGGTGCATCAGCCTTAGCCGGCGTGTACTACATGGCAATCTATATGCTCGCTTTCGGCTTCAGCATTGGAGCTCAAATTCTCATCGGTCGACGCAATGGAGAAGGCAACTACAAAGATATCGGCCCCATTTTTATACAAGGTGTGCTTTTCCTCTTGGGACTTGCCACACTCATGTTCACAGTTTCCCGCATGTACACGCCTTCGGTTCTCCGTTCCGTCATTGACTCGGAACAAGTCTACGTGGCCACGAACGACTACATGAAATGGCGGGTATTCGGTTTCTTCTTCTCGTTTGTTGCCGTCATGTTCCGGGCATTCTTCGTGGGAATCACCACGACACGCATACTCTCGATCAATTCGCTTGTCATGGTCGGCACCAATGTCGTGCTGAATTACCTGTTAATTTTCGGTAAATTCGGGTTCCCGGCCTTAGGCATCAGCGGGGCTGCTATTGGCTCGTCAGTGGCAGAACTCGTTTCCATGATATTCTATATCCTATATACGTGGAAAAAAGTTGATTGGAAAAAATACGCACTTTTCAACCTGTCCAGTTTCAACCCGAAATTATTGTCGGGCATACTTAACATCTCCATTTGGACTATGATTCAGTCCTTTCTGGCCATGGCCACTTGGTTTCTGTTCTTTATTGCCGTGGAACACCTCGGTGAACGCCCGCTGGCAGTGTCCAACATCGTGCGCAGTGCCGCTATGTTCTTCTTCATGCCGGTTTCCGCCTTTGCTGCCACGACCAGCTCGCTTGTGAGTAACCTAATCGGAGCGCAGGCCACCTCCCAAGTCTGGAGTACTTGTCTCAAAACAATCAAGATGTGCTACCTCTTTGTCATCCCGATCGGCATCATCATACTACTGGCTCCCGCCACATTTTTAAGAATATACACCGATGATCCCCAACTCATCCAAGCCACTATTCCTTCACTTTTCGTGATGATGAGCGCAGTCCTTCTTTCCACCCCCGGCAGTATTCTTTTCAACGCCGTGTCGGGAACAGGAAACACACGTATGGCTCTATTCATGGAATTCGGCACGCTCACGTTATACGTTCTCTATATCATCTACATCGTGTTCTATCTCCAAGCGGATGTCGCCATCTGTTGGACCACGGAACACGCCTATTGGAGCATCCTGCTCATTCTCGGTTTCATGTATATAAAAAGCGGAAAATGGGCAGGCAAGAAAATATAGCATCACAAACTGAACACCACGTAGAACTCCCGTAAATACACCTGTTGTTCTCCCTCTCCCGTGTTCGTAAAACGGACGAACTTCACGGGAGCATCTTCCCATTTGCCGTTCAGACGGCCGCGAGTATCACGAGTCAACGCCACAGTCTGCCACGTCTCACCATCAGCAGATACTTCCATGACACCCCAGGAAAGATCACCTTTCACGTCAAAATTCAAACGGGTACCGGGAATCCGATAGGCATCATCAAATTCCAATTGCAGGTACCCCCCGACCGGCCATTTCACGACTTCCAGCAAAGGTGTCAAATGAACCCGGTTGGGATATACTTGTAAAGGCAGAGATTCCAGTTGAGGCACGTTCGTGGTCAACTTACAAGGTGAATAATCGGCTAACAAAGGCAAATCCGTCCCGTTCTGACGATTAAACCGTTCCGTGGCCTCCGTGAAAACATCCAGCACCAACGGTTGAAGTACTGTCGTCCCGGTCTTCACGCCCGGCTGGTAAGGATTCTGGTTAAATTGCCTTTCCAGCTCATAACTTCTCTTGCGCAAGGCTTTAACGTGATTATACTTCCGCAGGAAAAGCTCACGATCACCACGTTCCCCAGCTTTAAGCATGGCCAAGACCTCCTGCCCGGCATCTCCCAATATCTTGAACTGATGCAACCACGGGGTAATTTCTTCAATCAACGCCTCGTTTTCCCGATCAATCAACAACAAATCGGCAGCCTCCGCCACGCGCTCGAACTCGTCCTGCAAAGCAAGAAAATCCCGCTCATCACAATGTCCCTCCCGATACCCCTTCATGAAACGCTCGGCCACGGGTTGAATTTCCACGGATTCTTCCCGACGGAAACGATGCACGTTCTCTCCCAGATCGGAATTATGACGGGCGAAAACGGTAAAGGCCTCCACGTTCTCCGGCATGATGGCCCGAATTGCCCGGTGCCATGACCGGAAACGATCGTACGATTGCATATTCCACGTGTAGTCTGCCACGCAGTATATTGCCAGTTTAGATGCCTCCGCCCATTCCATGGGATTAGCCACGAAACCGGAAATGCTCCCGGCAATATCTTTCCCGTTACCATACACCTCGCCCAGTAACAGGTGATCCCTCACGTAATCCGACACGGGGAAATTCCACCAGATATAAGAGGGACGTTTAATCTGTTCCCGAATCCACTCCACGCCTTCCTTCGTAATCTCGGAAATCACCCGATCTCCCGTCCACATCACCTCCACGGACGGGTTCAACTTCTCACCTATCGTGGCAAGATACCCACTTTCCGGCCGTACCCATCCTTTATTGTACTCGGTTGGACACACGATCAAAGGCGTCACGTCGGGTTTTACCTGCACGAAATGGTCATCAATATAATTCAACAATTCCACCTGTCGGTCGGCTTTCGCCCCCTCACCAGAAATATCATCAAAAAAGACAGCAAACGAACGTACTCCCAAATCGTACATATGCTCGAACTTTGCCATCAATGAATCACGATCAGATGTCTCCCAACGGATGTCTAACCCTGGATGAATTGCCCACACGAAATCCACCTCGTTCTCGTCCGCCACCTTCACCAATTCGGCAAGACGAGCAGCCTCTTTGACCGGGTAAGGTTTCCGCCAGTTGGGCGAACTATGGTAAGGATCGTCTTTCGGTCCGTAAATATACGTGTTCAATTTGTTCTCCCCGTAAAAACGCAGTTGTCTCAAACGGGCCTCGTGGCTCCAAGGCGTACCATAAAATCCCTCAACCACACCTCGAAAACGTACGTCCGGGTAATCCTGAATCTCGACAAACGGTAAATGCCCCTCGTGGAACAACTGCATGAAGGTACGCACGGCATAATACGTTCCCCGCTCGTCATTCCCGGCCAACATGATAGCCTTGTCAGTAATTGACAGATAATATCCTTCCGGATGATCGGGTATCAACCGTTTCACCCCCCGCACACCACGGCCACCTTTCTCACCCACGTACAAGGGAAATCCTTCCGTCCCGAGACGATCACCCAAACTTTGTTTCAACAAAGTTATTGCATGAGGATTTGCCTCCTGTTCTCCCACGAGCCGGAAAGCAACTGGAATCGCCATACTCTTTCCTGTAACATTGACCTGACGGGGAGAAGGTTGCACTTGAATATCCTGAGCCATAACTCTCACCTGTATCAGCAACAAACAAACGAAGAAAACCAACACCTTTTTCATGTGGGAATATTTTATAAGATTACAATAATTTAGTCATAATATAAGCAGGACCGAAAAGTTCGGATTCCTCTTTCTCTTGAGAGCGATACCCCATTTTCTCGTAAAAACCGACTGCCGTGAGACTGGCCGACAAATGTAACAAATGAACATGACGACTCAAGGCAAAATCCTCGATACATCGTAATAAACGTTCCCCAACCCGCCTTTCATGTACATCCGGGTCCACGTACAGGGCACAGACCTCATCCCCTTCCAGACCAACCGTCCCGACCACCTTCCCGTTTTCCTCCGCCACGAACATCGTCCGGGTGACCGATATTTCACACAGATAATCGGGTGTGAACAAACGGCACATATAGTCTATCACCGCAGGTTCATAATCCCGGCTATTCACGAATGTCAAGTTATTCCTAATCAAACGTGACACGGTTTCCGCATCCCGTTTATCAAATTCTCTTATTATAATGTCTATCACTTTCTGCTTATTATATTCATGATCTGCGTACCCAGCCCGACACGATACCCCTGGGAAACAAAAACGACCTCCCCCTTCGCGTTCAACAGAACGATCAAAGGCAGGCTCTCCGTGTTCGTCAAGCGTAATCCTTCTGCTAAACATTTCAGCAAACGACCGTTCAAATCCGTTCCCCACCGCATCACGGAAGGAAAAGCCCGGAAGTCCGCACGATTGAATTTTGCTTGATGATCCGCATCCTTAAACACGAAATACAAGGGAACACCCAAGTCCTCGAAATCATCTTTCATCCCGCTCATATCCCGCAACAAATGATTTGTCGGTTCCTTATTCGCCTCGATCAAGGCTATCGCCGTGTACCCCTTCTCCGGCAAACGGATTGCCTCCGGTTTTGTCTTGCCCTCCGGGACAATGGATAGCACCGTCGGGACCACTCCCAAAATCTCCATTTTCTCCACGCAAGGACGGATAAGCATATCTATATTTGTCAATTTACCAGTCTCCACTTGGAATGATACCAAATCTGCCAAAATAGCCCCATCACTCCGTCTATTTCCCGTTGAAAGAAGATAATCCCCCTCTTCCAGTATGACCGGCTTCGTGAAAATCATTTCATAGGAGGCACCAACACCCATATCCACCGCCGCATTACTTCCCAAGTCAATCGTCCGAACCCGACCATCTTCTAACTTCCCAATCGTGAAATTCAGAAAATATTTCGGGTCACTCACCGTCTTTTGAGTATAATGCAACATCAACTCACCTTTCGGAACCACCTTTTCTGTCATGAAATTAACCGTATGCCACGTCCGGTTCTGATAATACTCCGGTTTACCCGAAATCGAGCTTAACCGAGCCGGAATTCCCATTGTACGACAGGCTGCCACAAAGAAAACATTCCGGGAAAGTACATCCGTCACCCCTGCCCGAATCACTCCCACCGGTGGAGTTACCACCTTCGCGGGGTACAGGGAATCAACAACCTTGATTTTTCCGGTTTCTTGGATCAAACTGGTAACATCCGTAATATCGTGCCTCTTCAAAAATTCCCGAACGGCTTCCCGATAAGCCGTAAGTAACTCGTTCTGCACTCTCGGATTCAGTATGTATTCCGTGAAATAGGGATTCGACACATCACGGCCATCCCCTTCCACGTGAGACAACAACACGTCTGCCGGAGTGTCTTGCAAATCCTTCTCCGCGATCACGCCCAACAAATTCATGGCTAATGCCCGACGTTCAGGCGACACTTCACGCATAAAACGCAGCAATTCGGAATAATTTCCCCGTGACGCAACCATATATGCGGCAAAACGTGCCGTATCCACACCCAACTCCATCGCTATATCCCCGCCTTGCGTCCTCGACATGAAAGTTGCCACGTAAACATTCCGTAACGAATCTTCCCGGGCAAAACGACGGTCATTCACGGCCCGTTCCTCATCAGTTGACAAAGCTGTAATATCATGTTGCCTTGGCGGTACCAAATCCCACTCCCCTGAAAACAAATTCCCGACAGCTTTATCCAACACGACGGTC from Butyricimonas virosa encodes the following:
- a CDS encoding beta-N-acetylglucosaminidase — translated: MKKVLVFFVCLLLIQVRVMAQDIQVQPSPRQVNVTGKSMAIPVAFRLVGEQEANPHAITLLKQSLGDRLGTEGFPLYVGEKGGRGVRGVKRLIPDHPEGYYLSITDKAIMLAGNDERGTYYAVRTFMQLFHEGHLPFVEIQDYPDVRFRGVVEGFYGTPWSHEARLRQLRFYGENKLNTYIYGPKDDPYHSSPNWRKPYPVKEAARLAELVKVADENEVDFVWAIHPGLDIRWETSDRDSLMAKFEHMYDLGVRSFAVFFDDISGEGAKADRQVELLNYIDDHFVQVKPDVTPLIVCPTEYNKGWVRPESGYLATIGEKLNPSVEVMWTGDRVISEITKEGVEWIREQIKRPSYIWWNFPVSDYVRDHLLLGEVYGNGKDIAGSISGFVANPMEWAEASKLAIYCVADYTWNMQSYDRFRSWHRAIRAIMPENVEAFTVFARHNSDLGENVHRFRREESVEIQPVAERFMKGYREGHCDERDFLALQDEFERVAEAADLLLIDRENEALIEEITPWLHQFKILGDAGQEVLAMLKAGERGDRELFLRKYNHVKALRKRSYELERQFNQNPYQPGVKTGTTVLQPLVLDVFTEATERFNRQNGTDLPLLADYSPCKLTTNVPQLESLPLQVYPNRVHLTPLLEVVKWPVGGYLQLEFDDAYRIPGTRLNFDVKGDLSWGVMEVSADGETWQTVALTRDTRGRLNGKWEDAPVKFVRFTNTGEGEQQVYLREFYVVFSL
- a CDS encoding transglutaminase-like domain-containing protein, yielding MKQVLWILLAFVLLCACEEKHFMTDPDYRRMVEQDFQKKKEVLEGNPGNLFAVFDSPMSVEEREALMFLYAYSPLIDLSFSGGDFLLKHVRWAFQAREAMPWGKDIPEDIFRHFVLPVRGGKENLDTARIVFYKELKERVAACESMEKAALEVNHWCHEHVIYKPTNARTRSPLATMLTAYGRCGEESIFTLAALRAVGIPARQIYTPRWAHCDDNHAWIEVWVDGEWKYLGACEPEPRLNIAWFTLPVQRAMYVESEVFGKYNGQEEIVYVNESGSGVNVTSHYTRTVPTVVQVIDENGQPVENAKVEYKIFNYGEFYPVVTLYSDVKGETSLTLGQGDIFVWASKGKKLGFGELSVERQDTLTVVLDKAVGNLFSGEWDLVPPRQHDITALSTDEERAVNDRRFAREDSLRNVYVATFMSRTQGGDIAMELGVDTARFAAYMVASRGNYSELLRFMREVSPERRALAMNLLGVIAEKDLQDTPADVLLSHVEGDGRDVSNPYFTEYILNPRVQNELLTAYREAVREFLKRHDITDVTSLIQETGKIKVVDSLYPAKVVTPPVGVIRAGVTDVLSRNVFFVAACRTMGIPARLSSISGKPEYYQNRTWHTVNFMTEKVVPKGELMLHYTQKTVSDPKYFLNFTIGKLEDGRVRTIDLGSNAAVDMGVGASYEMIFTKPVILEEGDYLLSTGNRRSDGAILADLVSFQVETGKLTNIDMLIRPCVEKMEILGVVPTVLSIVPEGKTKPEAIRLPEKGYTAIALIEANKEPTNHLLRDMSGMKDDFEDLGVPLYFVFKDADHQAKFNRADFRAFPSVMRWGTDLNGRLLKCLAEGLRLTNTESLPLIVLLNAKGEVVFVSQGYRVGLGTQIMNIISRK
- a CDS encoding GNAT family N-acetyltransferase, producing MIDIIIREFDKRDAETVSRLIRNNLTFVNSRDYEPAVIDYMCRLFTPDYLCEISVTRTMFVAEENGKVVGTVGLEGDEVCALYVDPDVHERRVGERLLRCIEDFALSRHVHLLHLSASLTAVGFYEKMGYRSQEKEESELFGPAYIMTKLL